One part of the Methylobacterium mesophilicum SR1.6/6 genome encodes these proteins:
- the queA gene encoding tRNA preQ1(34) S-adenosylmethionine ribosyltransferase-isomerase QueA, which translates to MRVDLFDFDLPETSIALRPAEPRDAGRLLVVRPGSPPTDRNVRDLPGALRAGDVLVFNDTRVIPARLNGVRTRPGAPGQRTEVMLHLREAPARWRAFARPAKRLSVADVLRFGGLTAVVVEKAEAGEVVLDFDRAGAALDAAIAAEGALPLPPYIAGKRPTDARDATDYQTVYARRPGAVAAPTAGLHFSEALLAAIDAAGLRRHHVTLHVGAGTFLPVKADDTDGHRMHAEVGILDAETAEALNAARASGGRIVAVGTTALRLLESAASPDGRLSAFSGATDIFITPGYRFRAVDALVTNFHLPRSTLFMLVSAFSGLETMRDAYEHAIRSGYRFYSYGDASLLFPGPGADAP; encoded by the coding sequence GTCCAGGCTCGCCGCCGACGGACAGGAACGTCCGTGACCTGCCCGGGGCGCTGCGGGCGGGCGACGTCCTCGTCTTCAACGACACGCGGGTGATCCCGGCCCGGCTGAACGGGGTGCGGACGCGACCCGGCGCCCCGGGCCAGCGGACGGAGGTGATGCTGCACCTGCGCGAGGCGCCGGCCCGCTGGCGCGCCTTCGCCCGCCCGGCCAAACGGCTCAGCGTCGCCGACGTCCTGCGCTTCGGCGGCCTGACCGCCGTGGTCGTCGAGAAGGCGGAGGCCGGCGAGGTCGTGCTCGATTTCGACCGGGCCGGCGCCGCGCTCGACGCGGCCATCGCGGCCGAGGGCGCCCTGCCGCTGCCGCCCTACATCGCGGGCAAGCGCCCCACGGACGCGCGCGACGCCACCGACTACCAGACGGTCTATGCCCGCCGGCCCGGCGCGGTCGCGGCCCCCACCGCCGGCCTGCACTTCTCCGAGGCGCTGCTCGCGGCGATCGACGCCGCCGGGTTGCGCCGCCATCACGTCACCCTGCATGTCGGCGCCGGCACCTTCCTGCCCGTCAAGGCGGACGATACGGATGGTCACCGCATGCACGCGGAGGTCGGCATCCTGGACGCGGAGACCGCGGAGGCGCTGAACGCCGCCCGGGCTTCCGGCGGCCGGATCGTGGCGGTGGGCACGACCGCCCTGCGCCTCCTCGAGAGCGCCGCCAGCCCGGACGGCAGATTGTCGGCCTTCTCGGGCGCCACCGACATCTTCATCACGCCCGGCTACCGGTTCCGCGCCGTCGATGCCCTGGTGACCAACTTCCACCTGCCGCGCTCGACGCTGTTCATGCTGGTCTCGGCCTTCTCGGGTCTGGAGACCATGCGGGATGCCTACGAGCACGCGATCCGGAGCGGCTACCGGTTCTACTCCTACGGCGACGCCAGCCTGCTCTTCCCGGGCCCCGGCGCGGATGCACCATGA